The Candidatus Sericytochromatia bacterium genome has a window encoding:
- a CDS encoding DUF4160 domain-containing protein: MPEIFREQGFRFFVFPNDHGPPHVHVVKDGFAVVLMLGGTSTQPRVLRNARMPDHWARQALKILGRRQDEALRAWEAIHD, encoded by the coding sequence ATGCCAGAGATATTCAGGGAGCAGGGGTTCCGCTTCTTCGTCTTCCCGAACGACCATGGGCCGCCCCACGTCCACGTCGTGAAGGATGGATTTGCGGTCGTGCTGATGCTCGGAGGCACCAGCACCCAGCCGAGGGTGCTGCGGAACGCACGGATGCCGGACCATTGGGCCCGGCAGGCCTTGAAAATCCTGGGACGGCGACAAGACGAGGCCCTGCGGGCCTGGGAGGCCATCCATGACTGA